In Sulfitobacter sp. LCG007, the sequence CTTCTCGCAAGCATGTCGCAGATGTGGCCCACTCTGATGCTCATTCCGCTGATGGTGCTCTGCGTCGGGCTGATCGGCGTGCCTTACTTCCAGCGTGTCTGGAACTACGATTTCCCGACGGCCTATTACGCCTCGATGCCGGGAGGTCTGCAGGACATGCTGATCTTCGGGGAAGAGGCCGGCGCCAATGTCCGCACGCTCTCGCTGGTCCACGCGACCCGGGTTCTGGTGATCGTCGTCGCCCTGCCGGTCATTCTGGCCACGGTCTGGGATGTCGATCTCAGCAACCCGCCCGGTCTTCCGATGAGCACGATCGACCCCACCGAACTGCTCATAATGGCCTTGTGCGGGATCGCCGGCTGGCGCATCGCCAAGGCGGTCGGGCTCTTCGGGGCAAGCATTCTGGGCCCCATGATCCTTACCGCGGCCGTTTCGCTCGCCGGCTTCCTGCATCATCGCCCTCCCGCCGAGGCGATCCAGGCGGCGCAGTTCTTCATCGGCATGTCGGTGGGCATGAAGTATTCCGGGATCACCATGGTCGAGGTCCGGCGCGATCTGGTCGCGGGGATAGGATTCTGCGGATTGCTTATCGTGCTCACGCTGATCTTCGCCGAAGGCATCTATGCGCTGGAGCTTGCACCGCCGCTCGAGACGCTGCTGTCCTTCGCGCCGGGCGGGCAGGCGGAGCTTGCGATCCTTGCCCTGATCGCGGGGGCGGACATGCCCTTCGTGATCGCCCATCACGTGCTGCGGATATTTCTCGTGATCACCGGGGCGCCTCTTTTCGCGCGTTTCTCGCGCAGAGGGGTCTGATCTGGCGCCGAAAACGGATTAATTGCGCGAGAACTAATTCTTATCTGACCAAACACGCACCGGTTGACAAATGCATCCGCGGTTCATGTTATCATTTGTCGGGGCATCGCCGGTGTTCCAGCGATCTACGCGCATGGTGGTGCGGAGATTTCTGGATCGCCGGTCTTCGACTGTACCGGTAGCCTCTGCGGGCACGCCGGGGTCAGGCCAGCGGCCTGACCATGATAAGAGGTGTCTCGCATGGATCGACGTGAACGTGCAGGGTGGTCAGATGGTAGGTTCGTCGGATGAGGGGTGCGCGAAGCTCGCGGATTTCCTGAGTGAAATCAGCGCGATCTCGCATCTATCGCCGATCGTGCAGATCCGTACCACGATGGAGGCCGCCTCCCGCTATCTCGAATGCGCTGCCTTTGACCTGGCAGCAGATCATACGCCGGAGCAGATCGCAGAGATCATGCGCGCCGCAGCGCAAATGGAACGCTCGGCTCGTAGCCTCGCGTCTGCCCAG encodes:
- a CDS encoding AbrB family transcriptional regulator, which encodes MRIVTTFAIALVGVGVFLLAGLPLPWLLGPMVACLLAALAGIRMGGIPVVSNTMRTILGVAIGTAFTPQLLASMSQMWPTLMLIPLMVLCVGLIGVPYFQRVWNYDFPTAYYASMPGGLQDMLIFGEEAGANVRTLSLVHATRVLVIVVALPVILATVWDVDLSNPPGLPMSTIDPTELLIMALCGIAGWRIAKAVGLFGASILGPMILTAAVSLAGFLHHRPPAEAIQAAQFFIGMSVGMKYSGITMVEVRRDLVAGIGFCGLLIVLTLIFAEGIYALELAPPLETLLSFAPGGQAELAILALIAGADMPFVIAHHVLRIFLVITGAPLFARFSRRGV